One genomic segment of Mycolicibacterium chubuense NBB4 includes these proteins:
- the hisC gene encoding histidinol-phosphate transaminase: MSARLRPELADLPAYAPGRTVPGAIKIASNETVHGPLPSVRAAIEKAVDGINRYPDNGYVELKERLAKHVNFAPENISVGAGSVSLCQQLIQITSTVGDEVLFGWRSFEIYPLQVRTAGATPVQVPLTDHTFDLDAMLAAITERTRLIFVCNPNNPTSTVVEPGALARFVEAVPPHILVVLDEAYIEYIRDEWVPDSFGLVRSHSNVVVLRTFSKAYGLAGLRIGYAVADPDIITALSKVYVPFTATSVSQAAAIASLDAADELLARTDGVVAERVRVSAELRDAGYDLPPSQANFVWLPLAGRAQQFAADAANSRVIVRPYGDDGVRVTVAAPHENDAFLEFARSWKGRP; the protein is encoded by the coding sequence GTGTCCGCCCGCCTGCGTCCCGAGCTCGCCGATCTGCCCGCCTACGCCCCGGGCCGGACCGTGCCCGGAGCGATCAAGATCGCGAGCAACGAGACCGTGCACGGACCACTGCCCAGTGTGCGAGCGGCCATCGAGAAAGCCGTCGACGGGATCAACCGCTACCCCGACAACGGCTACGTGGAGCTCAAGGAGCGCCTCGCCAAGCACGTCAACTTCGCTCCGGAGAACATCTCCGTCGGTGCTGGGTCCGTCAGCCTGTGCCAGCAGCTGATCCAGATCACCTCGACTGTCGGCGACGAGGTGCTGTTCGGCTGGCGCAGCTTCGAGATCTATCCGCTTCAGGTGCGCACCGCCGGCGCGACGCCCGTGCAGGTGCCGCTGACCGACCACACCTTCGATCTCGACGCCATGCTGGCCGCGATCACCGAGCGCACGCGGCTGATCTTCGTCTGCAATCCGAACAACCCGACCAGCACAGTCGTCGAACCCGGCGCGCTGGCCCGGTTCGTCGAGGCGGTGCCGCCCCACATCCTGGTGGTCCTCGATGAGGCCTACATTGAATACATCCGTGACGAATGGGTGCCCGACAGCTTCGGCCTGGTGCGCTCTCACAGCAATGTCGTTGTGCTGCGCACCTTCTCGAAGGCCTACGGGCTGGCCGGCCTGCGCATCGGGTACGCCGTCGCCGACCCGGACATCATCACCGCGCTGTCCAAGGTCTACGTGCCTTTCACCGCGACCAGCGTGTCGCAGGCCGCCGCGATCGCGTCGCTCGACGCCGCCGACGAGCTGCTGGCCCGCACAGACGGGGTCGTCGCCGAACGGGTCCGCGTCAGCGCCGAACTGCGCGACGCCGGATACGATCTGCCGCCGTCGCAGGCCAATTTCGTGTGGCTGCCGCTGGCGGGACGCGCCCAGCAGTTCGCCGCCGACGCTGCCAACAGCCGCGTCATCGTGCGGCCCTACGGTGACGACGGCGTGCGGGTCACCGTGGCCGCCCCGCACGAAAACGACGCATTCCTCGAGTTCGCCCGAAGCTGGAAAGGACGCCCATGA
- a CDS encoding helix-turn-helix domain-containing protein: MDLPLVERLAGPAREQGSVQAAILCAYTYNLMSRAAEAEAIFACLDLAALDEDQRCSVTTVRAANRLWPMADPELSWMLIDDAWAQRPTTAMQQTLQAVRSMQLASAARPHEAITAAQAVPVDRLPAVAGLVAVWALVIALGDTGAISRATRIALRGYARAATAPEATYPGVGLADHHVTALLLAGQIRDAQDTAARTRTRCADMPGIASTVATAICGLAALGRGDLTAARSEILSAKTVFVQLGEPSTLCYRFSIVTVEVLARLGDLHGAAAELAAMMRLRHPAFDYLEADRLLATAWLTAARGAVSQAIAAARFAATYAHDHGQHAREVMCLQTATQFGDKRCARRLLELTDIVEGPRADAAATYAAGLAATDADTLCEASEKFAAMGDILAAADASAHAAMGYRNLGLRGSALTAAGRAQRLARDGGGARSPALRESTQPLPLTTREREVIALVSQSLSNQQIADVLGISVRTVEGHLHRAGVRTGIRTRRELAALVSDGVSRWASASGG; the protein is encoded by the coding sequence TTGGACCTGCCTCTGGTGGAGCGGCTGGCCGGACCCGCGAGAGAGCAGGGCTCCGTGCAGGCCGCAATCCTCTGCGCCTACACCTACAACCTGATGAGCAGGGCTGCCGAGGCCGAGGCGATCTTCGCCTGCCTCGATCTCGCGGCGCTGGACGAAGACCAGCGCTGCAGTGTGACGACCGTCCGCGCCGCCAACCGACTCTGGCCGATGGCCGATCCCGAGCTGTCATGGATGCTGATCGACGACGCGTGGGCGCAGCGCCCGACGACGGCCATGCAGCAGACCCTGCAGGCGGTCAGGTCCATGCAGCTGGCGTCTGCGGCCCGTCCGCACGAGGCGATCACGGCCGCACAGGCCGTCCCCGTGGATCGACTGCCCGCCGTGGCAGGACTGGTCGCGGTGTGGGCGCTGGTGATCGCTCTCGGTGACACGGGCGCCATCTCGCGGGCGACCCGAATTGCGTTGCGGGGGTACGCCCGTGCCGCGACTGCACCCGAGGCCACCTACCCGGGTGTCGGACTGGCGGACCATCACGTCACCGCCCTGCTCCTGGCCGGGCAGATCCGCGACGCGCAAGACACCGCGGCACGAACCCGGACGCGGTGCGCCGATATGCCGGGCATCGCCAGCACGGTCGCGACGGCGATCTGCGGCCTGGCCGCGTTGGGCCGCGGCGACCTGACCGCGGCTCGTTCCGAAATACTCTCTGCGAAAACGGTTTTCGTTCAGTTGGGTGAGCCGTCCACACTGTGCTATCGATTCTCGATTGTCACGGTGGAGGTGCTGGCCCGCCTTGGCGATCTGCACGGTGCCGCAGCGGAACTGGCCGCGATGATGCGGCTGCGCCATCCGGCGTTCGATTACCTCGAGGCGGACCGCCTCCTCGCGACGGCATGGTTGACCGCGGCCCGCGGCGCCGTCAGCCAAGCCATCGCAGCGGCACGCTTCGCCGCGACTTACGCACACGACCACGGCCAGCACGCGCGTGAAGTCATGTGCCTGCAGACGGCCACGCAGTTCGGCGACAAGCGCTGCGCGCGAAGGCTGTTGGAGTTGACGGATATCGTCGAGGGGCCACGGGCCGACGCCGCGGCCACCTACGCCGCGGGGTTGGCGGCCACCGACGCCGACACGCTGTGCGAAGCGTCGGAGAAGTTTGCGGCGATGGGGGACATCCTGGCCGCGGCCGACGCATCGGCGCATGCCGCGATGGGCTACCGCAATCTTGGGCTCCGCGGGTCGGCGCTCACCGCGGCCGGCCGGGCACAGCGACTGGCACGTGATGGCGGTGGCGCACGGAGCCCCGCGCTGCGGGAGTCGACTCAACCGCTTCCGCTGACGACCCGTGAGCGGGAGGTCATCGCCCTTGTCTCGCAGAGTCTGTCGAATCAGCAGATCGCCGACGTGCTGGGCATCTCGGTGCGGACCGTCGAAGGCCATCTGCACCGGGCGGGAGTCCGCACCGGGATCAGGACCCGCCGAGAACTCGCGGCCCTCGTGTCCGACGGTGTGAGTCGGTGGGCATCCGCGTCAGGCGGCTGA
- a CDS encoding PE domain-containing protein, producing the protein MRIEVDPEALIAAGRHTGSLGSQLGRLSGALGGALSSGIASGMDPAGLDFGLEYGHRASEFAAAVADAANAFTAVGQLLEATGYNYRNADAASTIGGPGPVGGPTGESRTALPAHVPPGPAGATVPPPAKWYLVQPLLEVLPGLGLIAGAAMTWPSGSSALMGVTAIQWRNFATGFALIEPSLADVKAVVAAQSIPEGATITSALDSLGTAISSLADVCSAVAQSVSEFAQTVRQTQDAIRRLLDRLSVGGLWDTLTGFLTGEGDDILREVARDVRTVLGNFQQQVKGIVGLLDELATVIGDAAAAFQKWIRPVLVEQFGDGVGNALADTVTMYNDFQVGAVTGLIGTVSGDVAMADPDTWKGMAETALSVAEDPSTLPGVLATMGGEFLALDKWSGDHPGRAAGEAAFNIGSLFVPGGALSKTGGVAKGLNLGRRTLEERRLPQPREVRSWMRGQPNTAERHDVTELRPVRPVSPGAIPPVRSDGVPPVRQQGPAGARPVRAGEPTAAGAASPRAPVEQPGRTPADPPESPDSPVSSARSPHRGG; encoded by the coding sequence ATGCGCATCGAGGTTGACCCCGAGGCGTTGATCGCCGCGGGTCGGCACACGGGCTCGCTGGGCTCGCAACTGGGCAGACTCTCCGGTGCTCTGGGTGGGGCGCTGTCGAGCGGGATCGCCTCGGGCATGGATCCCGCGGGACTCGACTTCGGGCTCGAGTACGGACATCGAGCGTCGGAGTTCGCCGCCGCGGTGGCCGACGCCGCCAACGCCTTCACCGCCGTGGGGCAGCTGCTGGAGGCGACGGGCTACAACTACAGAAACGCCGATGCCGCCTCGACGATCGGCGGCCCGGGACCGGTCGGCGGCCCGACGGGCGAATCCCGCACAGCGCTGCCCGCGCACGTACCGCCTGGCCCCGCCGGAGCCACCGTGCCGCCGCCCGCGAAGTGGTATCTGGTCCAGCCGCTGTTGGAGGTGCTGCCGGGCCTGGGTCTGATCGCGGGTGCGGCGATGACCTGGCCCTCGGGGAGTTCTGCGTTGATGGGCGTGACCGCCATCCAGTGGCGCAATTTCGCGACCGGATTCGCGCTGATCGAGCCTTCGCTCGCCGATGTGAAAGCCGTGGTCGCTGCTCAGTCGATTCCCGAGGGCGCCACCATCACGTCCGCTCTCGACAGCCTCGGCACGGCGATCTCGTCCCTGGCCGACGTGTGTTCGGCCGTGGCACAGTCGGTTTCGGAGTTCGCGCAGACTGTTCGCCAGACCCAGGACGCCATCCGGCGACTGTTGGACAGATTGTCCGTCGGCGGGTTGTGGGACACGCTGACCGGTTTCCTCACCGGCGAGGGCGACGACATCCTGCGCGAGGTGGCCCGCGATGTCAGAACCGTTCTCGGCAATTTCCAGCAGCAGGTCAAGGGCATCGTCGGCCTGTTGGATGAACTGGCCACGGTGATCGGTGACGCGGCCGCCGCCTTCCAGAAGTGGATCCGACCCGTCCTGGTCGAACAGTTCGGCGACGGTGTGGGCAACGCGCTGGCCGACACGGTGACGATGTACAACGACTTCCAGGTGGGAGCGGTCACGGGCTTGATCGGCACCGTGTCGGGTGACGTGGCCATGGCCGATCCCGACACCTGGAAAGGCATGGCCGAGACGGCCCTGTCGGTGGCCGAGGACCCGTCGACCCTGCCCGGAGTGCTGGCCACCATGGGCGGAGAGTTCCTGGCCTTGGACAAGTGGTCCGGTGATCATCCGGGACGGGCCGCGGGAGAGGCTGCTTTCAACATCGGGTCGCTGTTCGTCCCGGGCGGCGCGTTGTCGAAGACGGGCGGTGTCGCCAAAGGCTTGAACCTCGGCAGGCGCACGCTGGAGGAGCGACGCCTGCCCCAGCCCCGCGAGGTGCGCAGCTGGATGCGCGGGCAACCTAACACCGCTGAACGCCATGATGTTACGGAGCTCCGGCCGGTGAGGCCGGTCAGTCCGGGAGCCATCCCACCGGTCAGATCCGACGGTGTCCCCCCGGTTCGCCAGCAGGGGCCCGCCGGTGCCAGACCTGTGCGCGCCGGAGAGCCGACCGCCGCGGGTGCCGCGAGCCCGCGCGCCCCCGTCGAGCAACCCGGGCGGACCCCGGCCGACCCTCCCGAGAGCCCGGACTCTCCCGTCAGCTCCGCACGTTCTCCGCATCGAGGCGGGTGA
- the ctaD gene encoding aa3-type cytochrome oxidase subunit I: MTAESVIEKTKILLPRRPFPARMGPTGNLIYKLITTTDHKLIGIMYVVACFVFFMIGGLMALFIRTELAVPGLQFLSNEQYNQLFTMHGTAMLLFYATPIVFGFANLVLPLQIGAPDVAFPRLNALSFWLFVFGAMIALAGFITPGGAADFGWTAYSPLSDAVHSPGVGGDLWILGLGVGGLGTILGAVNMVTTVVCMRAPGMTMFRMPIFTWNILVTSILVLMVFPLLTAALFGLAADRRLGAHVYDAANGGAILWQHLFWFFGHPEVYIIALPFFGIITEVIPVFSRKPVFGYTTLVYATFSIAALSMAVWAHHMFATGAVLLPFFSFMTFLIAVPTGIKFFNWLGTMWKGQLTFESPMLFAIGFIATFLLGGLSGVLLASPPLDFHVTDSYFVVAHFHYVLFGTIVFATYAGIYFWFPKMTGRLLDEKLGKLHFWLTFIGFHTTFLVQHWLGNEGMPRRYADYLPSDGFQTLNVVSTIGAFILGLSMLPFVWNVFKSWRYGEPVTVDDPWGYGNSLEWATSCPPPRHNFTELPRIRSERPAFELHYPHMIERMRAEAHVGRAHGPEGGDVTRLDAENVRS, from the coding sequence ATGACAGCTGAGTCCGTCATCGAGAAGACCAAGATCCTGCTGCCGCGCAGGCCCTTCCCGGCGCGGATGGGGCCCACGGGCAATCTGATCTACAAGCTGATCACCACGACCGATCACAAGCTGATCGGCATCATGTACGTCGTCGCCTGCTTCGTGTTCTTCATGATCGGCGGGTTGATGGCGCTGTTCATCCGGACCGAGCTGGCGGTGCCGGGTCTGCAGTTCCTGTCCAACGAGCAGTACAACCAGCTGTTCACCATGCACGGCACCGCGATGCTGCTGTTCTACGCGACGCCCATCGTGTTCGGGTTCGCGAATCTGGTGCTGCCGCTGCAGATCGGGGCGCCCGACGTCGCGTTCCCGCGGCTGAACGCGCTCTCGTTCTGGTTGTTCGTGTTCGGCGCGATGATCGCGCTCGCCGGGTTCATCACCCCCGGCGGTGCGGCCGACTTCGGCTGGACGGCCTACTCGCCGCTGTCCGACGCGGTGCACTCACCGGGTGTCGGCGGCGACCTGTGGATCTTGGGGCTGGGCGTCGGTGGTCTGGGCACGATCCTCGGCGCGGTCAACATGGTGACGACGGTGGTGTGCATGCGCGCGCCGGGCATGACGATGTTCCGGATGCCGATCTTCACCTGGAACATCCTGGTCACCTCGATCCTGGTGTTGATGGTGTTCCCACTGCTGACCGCCGCGCTGTTCGGCCTGGCCGCCGACCGCAGACTCGGGGCGCACGTCTACGACGCCGCCAACGGTGGCGCCATCCTCTGGCAGCACCTGTTCTGGTTCTTCGGCCACCCGGAGGTCTACATCATCGCGCTGCCGTTCTTCGGGATCATCACCGAAGTCATCCCGGTGTTCTCCCGGAAACCGGTCTTCGGCTACACGACGCTGGTGTACGCCACGTTCAGCATCGCGGCATTGTCGATGGCGGTGTGGGCGCACCACATGTTCGCCACGGGTGCGGTTCTGCTGCCGTTCTTCTCGTTCATGACGTTCCTGATCGCGGTCCCGACCGGCATCAAGTTCTTCAACTGGCTGGGCACGATGTGGAAGGGGCAGTTGACGTTCGAGTCGCCGATGCTGTTCGCGATCGGGTTCATCGCGACGTTCCTGCTGGGCGGCCTGTCCGGGGTGTTGTTGGCCAGCCCGCCGCTGGACTTCCACGTCACCGACAGCTATTTCGTGGTGGCGCACTTCCATTACGTGCTGTTCGGCACGATCGTGTTCGCCACCTACGCGGGCATCTACTTCTGGTTCCCGAAGATGACCGGCCGCCTGCTCGACGAGAAGCTGGGCAAGCTGCACTTCTGGCTGACGTTCATCGGTTTTCACACCACGTTCCTGGTGCAGCACTGGCTGGGCAACGAGGGGATGCCGCGCCGGTACGCCGACTACCTGCCCTCCGACGGCTTCCAGACCCTGAATGTCGTGTCGACGATCGGGGCGTTCATCCTCGGTCTGTCGATGCTGCCGTTCGTGTGGAACGTGTTCAAGAGCTGGCGCTACGGCGAGCCCGTCACGGTCGACGATCCGTGGGGTTACGGCAACTCGCTGGAGTGGGCGACCAGTTGCCCGCCGCCGCGGCACAACTTCACCGAGCTGCCGCGGATCCGTTCTGAGCGGCCGGCTTTCGAGCTTCACTATCCGCACATGATCGAACGGATGCGCGCCGAAGCCCATGTCGGCCGCGCCCACGGACCCGAGGGCGGCGACGTCACCCGCCTCGATGCGGAGAACGTGCGGAGCTGA
- a CDS encoding HNH endonuclease signature motif containing protein — protein MYVRVMVLGDLQNAVTALLGAFDEVADCEVDLATSTELVGVLDELETLWCRLPAVSHRLLARLQTETTPQQLGAKSWKDALAIRWRISTSEAHRRLTDTALLAPRHAVTGPSLPPVLPATAAAQAHGLINGEHVEVIRKAVHRLPGFVDTATREQFEVDLVRLAVGVGPKELHDTAERTLFLLDQDGPEPDDTERARTRAVVKHKQRRDAMTDLTATLNPQAWAVWEAIFAKYAAPGMCNPDDPHPCTTGTPTQAQIDNDHRSLAQRQHDALLAAGRIALMSGQLGRLNGLPVSVIIRTTLKDLESRAGIGVTGGGSVIPIADVIRMAGHANHYLAVFDHATGSALNLFRAKRIATPAQRIMLIARDGGCTKPCCTVGAYGSQVHHVTTDWAAGGNTNLDDLGLACPPDNRSVTPDGWTTQMNNHCEVEWTPPPHLDTGQTRLNYHHRPEKLLHPPEDPETRGPNTAELTESTGDDINDAQSCTPSTTDNTDHPGGPAPPDDQAA, from the coding sequence ATGTATGTTCGAGTAATGGTGTTGGGGGATCTGCAGAACGCGGTCACCGCGCTGCTCGGCGCCTTCGACGAGGTGGCCGACTGCGAGGTCGATCTGGCGACCTCCACGGAGCTGGTGGGGGTCCTCGATGAGCTCGAGACGCTGTGGTGCCGGCTGCCCGCGGTCAGCCACCGGCTGTTGGCCCGCCTGCAAACCGAGACCACCCCGCAGCAGCTGGGCGCCAAATCCTGGAAAGACGCGCTCGCGATCCGGTGGCGGATCTCCACCTCGGAGGCGCACCGCCGGCTGACCGACACTGCTTTGTTGGCGCCCCGCCACGCCGTGACCGGGCCCTCGCTGCCGCCGGTGTTGCCGGCCACCGCGGCCGCTCAGGCCCACGGGCTGATCAACGGCGAACACGTCGAGGTGATCCGCAAAGCCGTCCACCGGTTACCCGGCTTCGTCGACACCGCCACCCGCGAACAGTTCGAGGTCGACCTGGTGCGCCTCGCGGTCGGAGTCGGCCCCAAAGAACTCCACGACACCGCCGAACGCACACTGTTCCTGCTCGACCAGGACGGCCCCGAACCCGACGACACCGAACGCGCCCGCACCCGCGCCGTGGTCAAACACAAACAACGCCGCGACGCGATGACCGACCTGACCGCCACCCTGAACCCCCAAGCGTGGGCGGTGTGGGAAGCCATCTTCGCCAAATACGCCGCCCCGGGCATGTGCAACCCCGACGACCCCCACCCCTGCACCACCGGCACCCCGACCCAAGCCCAGATCGACAACGACCACCGCAGCCTGGCCCAACGCCAACACGACGCCCTACTCGCCGCCGGACGCATCGCCCTGATGAGCGGTCAGCTCGGCCGACTCAACGGCCTACCCGTCTCGGTGATCATCCGCACCACCCTGAAAGACCTCGAATCCCGCGCCGGGATCGGTGTCACCGGCGGCGGCAGCGTGATCCCGATCGCCGACGTCATCCGGATGGCCGGCCACGCCAACCACTACCTCGCCGTCTTCGACCACGCCACCGGATCCGCCCTGAACCTGTTCCGCGCCAAACGCATCGCCACCCCCGCCCAGCGGATCATGCTGATCGCCCGCGACGGCGGCTGCACCAAACCCTGCTGCACCGTCGGCGCCTACGGCAGCCAAGTCCACCACGTCACCACCGACTGGGCCGCCGGCGGCAACACCAACCTCGACGACCTCGGCCTGGCCTGCCCACCGGACAACCGCAGCGTCACACCCGACGGCTGGACCACCCAGATGAACAACCACTGCGAAGTCGAATGGACCCCACCCCCACACCTGGACACCGGCCAAACCCGACTCAACTACCACCACCGCCCCGAAAAACTCCTCCACCCACCCGAGGATCCTGAAACCCGGGGCCCGAACACTGCTGAGTTGACCGAATCCACGGGCGACGACATCAACGACGCACAGTCCTGCACCCCATCCACCACCGACAACACCGACCACCCCGGCGGCCCCGCACCACCCGACGACCAGGCCGCCTGA
- a CDS encoding helix-turn-helix transcriptional regulator — protein MTALDEFTDIVSGIYAGVMTPERWDECMAAVGRAFGAHTAALVVSDRAARVMKHAQMPTAAAQSYQAHYARLDHVLSAVESGPLRAVRTGAELMWPYQRREFQAEWARPNGLEDGLFVRLTGGSSVTTLAIATVKRSERFDNSERIALINRLVPHFQQALRMRAHLDELEIRSADCLEASEWVRHGIVITAPDRRVVSCNSAAERILSSTDGLRIRNGRIEADLPHVDTQLQRSLQEALTLNGSDTWGGSFPCARPSGRRPYVIHVAPIDQTTFASPRSGRASIVIVDPEHQPEPPAGLLQRLYGLTKTEARIALLVARGQGLKPLADELSVSITTVRTHLQHIFDKTGTSRQAELVRLVLTVDPR, from the coding sequence ATGACCGCGCTTGACGAATTCACCGACATTGTCAGCGGTATCTACGCCGGGGTCATGACTCCGGAGCGGTGGGACGAGTGCATGGCCGCCGTCGGGCGGGCTTTCGGCGCGCACACGGCCGCGCTGGTCGTTTCCGACCGGGCGGCACGCGTCATGAAGCACGCCCAGATGCCCACCGCGGCGGCTCAGAGTTACCAAGCGCATTACGCCCGGCTCGATCATGTGTTGTCCGCCGTCGAGAGCGGACCGCTGAGAGCGGTACGAACCGGCGCCGAACTGATGTGGCCGTATCAACGCCGAGAATTCCAGGCCGAGTGGGCCCGCCCCAACGGCCTCGAAGACGGGTTGTTCGTCCGGCTGACGGGCGGCTCATCGGTCACCACCCTGGCGATCGCGACGGTCAAGCGCTCCGAACGGTTCGACAACTCCGAACGCATCGCGCTGATCAACCGGCTCGTCCCCCATTTTCAGCAGGCGCTGCGGATGCGAGCCCACCTCGACGAGCTCGAAATCCGCAGTGCTGATTGTCTCGAGGCCAGCGAGTGGGTGCGGCACGGAATCGTCATCACCGCGCCAGATCGCCGCGTCGTGTCCTGCAACTCCGCCGCCGAGCGCATCTTGAGCTCGACCGACGGCCTCCGAATCCGCAACGGGCGCATCGAAGCCGACCTCCCGCACGTCGACACACAGCTGCAACGCAGCCTCCAGGAAGCGTTGACGTTGAACGGTTCTGACACCTGGGGAGGCTCGTTCCCGTGTGCCCGACCGTCGGGTCGCCGGCCGTACGTCATCCACGTAGCGCCGATCGACCAAACCACATTCGCCTCACCTCGGTCGGGCAGAGCCAGCATCGTCATCGTCGATCCCGAACATCAGCCCGAACCCCCTGCCGGGCTCTTGCAGCGTCTCTACGGACTGACGAAGACCGAGGCGAGGATCGCCCTGCTGGTCGCGCGAGGCCAGGGCTTGAAACCGCTCGCCGATGAATTGTCGGTTTCCATCACGACGGTGAGAACCCATCTTCAGCACATCTTCGACAAAACCGGAACGTCCCGGCAGGCCGAACTGGTTCGCCTCGTCCTCACCGTCGACCCGAGGTGA
- a CDS encoding DUF2127 domain-containing protein: protein MVSASKWELLTCARRGHITYAPDDEALAGRLSGTTGVGEVWRCLRCGSFVVGAPHGHGPADHAPLVLRGRALRQAIIVRVLAVERWFRAVLIGLAAWAVWKFRGAQGSIQATVDHDLPLLRASGIKVDQMTAVHELEKALAARPSTLTLIFFLLAAYALLEFVEGLGLWLLARWGEYFAVVATSVFLPWEIYDLAVKGVTFTRLGALVINVAAVAYLLISKRLFGLRGGRKAYDEERRGEQLLDVERAAMSA from the coding sequence CTGGTGTCGGCATCGAAGTGGGAGCTGCTCACCTGTGCGCGCCGGGGCCACATCACGTACGCGCCCGACGACGAGGCCCTCGCCGGGCGGCTGAGCGGAACCACCGGAGTGGGCGAGGTCTGGCGCTGTCTGCGTTGCGGATCGTTCGTCGTCGGCGCTCCGCACGGCCACGGCCCGGCCGACCACGCTCCCCTGGTGCTTCGCGGCCGCGCGCTGCGTCAGGCGATCATCGTGCGGGTGCTCGCCGTGGAGCGCTGGTTTCGCGCGGTGCTGATCGGCCTGGCTGCCTGGGCGGTGTGGAAGTTCCGCGGCGCCCAGGGCTCGATCCAGGCCACCGTCGATCACGACCTGCCGCTGCTGCGCGCCTCCGGAATCAAGGTCGACCAGATGACGGCGGTCCACGAGTTGGAGAAGGCGTTGGCCGCCCGACCGTCGACGCTGACGTTGATCTTCTTCCTGCTTGCGGCGTACGCGCTGCTGGAATTCGTCGAAGGGCTGGGGTTGTGGTTGCTGGCCCGCTGGGGCGAGTATTTCGCGGTGGTGGCGACATCGGTCTTCCTGCCGTGGGAGATCTACGACCTGGCCGTCAAGGGCGTCACCTTCACCCGGCTGGGCGCTCTCGTCATCAACGTGGCGGCGGTGGCCTACCTGCTGATCTCCAAACGCCTGTTCGGACTGCGCGGCGGCCGCAAAGCCTACGACGAAGAGCGGCGCGGTGAGCAGCTGCTCGACGTCGAACGAGCCGCCATGAGCGCCTGA